A single genomic interval of Burkholderia sp. HI2500 harbors:
- a CDS encoding SMI1/KNR4 family protein, which translates to MIELSATTYTAELKRFKLRGQVWLAANEIPADVQVPTAWRVLLDTPDAALGNWLAKMWAGVAGRLPAVEQFFAEKLRRPAVFQKENGDLCLLYPYTVEQDDLNFFIGHPPLGDLVSDDMPLWRALPDDLRSFYQFTHNGWTFFPANSMGPLPIGDQTALTDKLDLTPDETRQLGVNPDLVWTVFQNGGGDYLCLDLRDSAGDGSDAGRIWWHENPTELEPVDFWAVMNAWFEIFVEEADKR; encoded by the coding sequence ATGATTGAGCTATCCGCAACGACTTACACGGCCGAACTGAAGCGCTTCAAGCTGCGCGGCCAGGTCTGGCTTGCAGCGAACGAGATTCCCGCCGACGTGCAGGTGCCGACCGCATGGCGCGTGCTGCTGGATACGCCCGACGCCGCGCTGGGCAACTGGCTCGCGAAGATGTGGGCGGGCGTCGCCGGCCGCTTGCCGGCGGTCGAGCAGTTCTTCGCGGAGAAGCTGCGGCGCCCCGCCGTGTTCCAGAAGGAGAACGGCGATCTGTGCCTGCTCTATCCGTACACGGTCGAACAGGACGACCTGAACTTCTTCATCGGCCATCCGCCGCTCGGCGATCTCGTATCGGATGACATGCCGCTGTGGCGCGCATTGCCCGACGATCTGCGCAGCTTCTACCAGTTCACGCACAACGGCTGGACGTTCTTCCCTGCGAACTCGATGGGCCCGTTGCCGATCGGCGACCAGACCGCGCTGACGGACAAGCTCGACCTGACGCCCGACGAGACGCGCCAGCTCGGCGTGAATCCGGATCTCGTGTGGACGGTGTTCCAGAATGGCGGCGGCGACTATCTGTGCCTCGACCTGCGCGACAGCGCCGGCGACGGCAGCGACGCAGGGCGGATCTGGTGGCATGAGAATCCGACCGAACTCGAGCCGGTGGATTTCTGGGCCGTGATGAACGCGTGGTTCGAGATTTTCGTCGAGGAAGCCGACAAGCGATGA
- a CDS encoding amidohydrolase family protein: MSVPSSSLLIRNPIAVMSGRTGDAARLGQADLRIRDGRIETIAPDLAPLPGERVIDATDCVVYPGWVNTHHHLFQNLLKAVPAGINAGLQEWLAAVPYPRVARFTPALARIAARLGFAELLLSGVTTCADHHYLYHAGGTTETGDLLFDEAASFGMRFVLCRGGALQAAGDHPGFAGTALQPETLDQMLADIERLKARYHDAGTASMRRVVVAPTTPTFSLPPDLLPEVARAARGMGLRLHSHLSETTRYVDFCRERYGKLPVEFVAEHEWLGPDVWFAHLVHLEENEIALLAETGTGCSHCPVSNARLGSGIAPAPRMAAAGVPVSLGVDGVASNESGSMTHEANFAWLVHRAAHGAAATTAEEVLHWGTQGGARVLGLNAVGTLEPGQAADLVLYDVSGPRFNGFHDYAIAPVAAGEPAPVKYNIVNGRVVVDNGEIPGLDLAALRREAVDAVRQLLD; this comes from the coding sequence ATGAGCGTTCCTTCTTCTTCGCTGCTGATCCGCAACCCGATCGCGGTCATGAGCGGCCGCACCGGCGACGCCGCGCGGCTCGGCCAGGCCGACCTGCGCATCCGCGACGGCCGGATCGAGACGATTGCGCCTGATCTCGCACCGCTGCCCGGTGAACGCGTGATCGACGCGACCGACTGCGTCGTCTACCCGGGCTGGGTCAACACGCATCATCACCTGTTCCAGAACCTGCTGAAGGCCGTGCCGGCCGGGATCAACGCCGGCCTGCAGGAATGGCTTGCGGCCGTGCCGTATCCGCGTGTCGCGCGCTTCACGCCGGCACTCGCGCGCATCGCCGCACGCCTCGGCTTCGCGGAGCTGCTACTGTCCGGCGTGACGACCTGCGCCGATCACCACTACCTGTATCACGCGGGCGGCACGACCGAGACCGGCGACCTGCTGTTCGACGAAGCGGCCAGCTTCGGGATGCGTTTCGTGCTGTGTCGCGGCGGCGCATTGCAGGCGGCCGGCGATCATCCGGGCTTCGCCGGCACGGCATTGCAGCCCGAGACGCTCGACCAGATGCTTGCCGACATCGAGCGCCTGAAGGCGCGTTATCACGACGCGGGCACGGCATCGATGCGGCGCGTGGTCGTCGCCCCGACGACACCGACCTTCTCGCTGCCGCCCGACCTGCTGCCCGAAGTGGCACGCGCCGCGCGCGGGATGGGCCTGCGGCTGCATTCGCACCTGTCGGAGACGACGCGTTACGTGGACTTCTGTCGCGAGCGCTACGGCAAGCTGCCGGTCGAATTCGTCGCCGAACACGAATGGCTCGGCCCCGATGTGTGGTTCGCGCACCTCGTCCATCTCGAGGAGAACGAAATCGCGCTGCTCGCCGAAACGGGCACCGGCTGCTCGCACTGCCCCGTCAGCAATGCGCGGCTCGGCAGCGGCATCGCGCCCGCGCCGCGCATGGCGGCGGCCGGCGTGCCGGTGTCGCTCGGCGTCGACGGTGTCGCGTCGAACGAATCCGGCAGCATGACGCACGAAGCGAATTTCGCCTGGCTCGTGCATCGTGCGGCGCACGGTGCGGCGGCCACCACCGCCGAGGAGGTGCTGCACTGGGGCACCCAAGGCGGCGCGCGCGTGCTCGGGCTGAACGCGGTCGGCACGCTGGAACCGGGCCAGGCCGCCGATCTCGTGCTGTACGACGTGAGCGGGCCGCGCTTCAACGGCTTCCACGATTACGCAATCGCCCCGGTTGCGGCCGGCGAGCCCGCGCCGGTGAAGTACAACATCGTGAACGGCCGCGTCGTGGTGGACAACGGCGAGATTCCAGGCCTCGACCTGGCCGCGCTGCGCCGCGAGGCCGTTGACGCCGTGCGGCAGTTGCTCGATTGA
- a CDS encoding maleate cis-trans isomerase family protein produces the protein MNPRIRIGILTPSSNTALEPLTTAIVAGLPDVSVHFARFTVTEIALTEAALDQFDAARMLVAARQLADARVDVIGWSGTSAGWLGFERDAALCRVIEKATGIPATTSVLALNELLERTGVRRLGLVTPYLDDVQQRIMRQYAQLGIECVGEQHLGLRDNFSFAEVPDTQLAALMRQAARARPDAVATFCTNLHAAHLVGPFEQATGIAAYDTVSTVVWKTLRMAGVDTRVLARWGKLFEMS, from the coding sequence ATGAATCCGCGCATCCGCATCGGCATCCTGACGCCGTCGTCGAACACCGCGCTCGAACCGCTGACGACCGCGATCGTCGCCGGGCTGCCAGACGTCAGCGTGCATTTCGCGCGCTTCACCGTGACCGAGATTGCGCTCACCGAGGCCGCGCTCGACCAGTTCGACGCGGCGCGCATGCTCGTCGCGGCGCGGCAGCTCGCCGACGCGCGCGTCGACGTGATCGGCTGGAGCGGCACGTCGGCCGGCTGGCTCGGCTTCGAACGCGACGCGGCGCTGTGCCGCGTCATCGAGAAGGCCACCGGCATTCCGGCGACGACGTCCGTGCTCGCGTTGAACGAACTGCTCGAACGCACCGGCGTGCGGCGGCTCGGTCTCGTCACGCCGTATCTCGACGACGTGCAGCAGCGGATCATGCGCCAGTATGCGCAACTCGGCATCGAATGCGTGGGCGAACAGCATCTCGGGTTGCGCGACAACTTCAGCTTCGCGGAGGTGCCCGATACGCAGCTTGCGGCGCTGATGCGCCAGGCTGCGCGGGCGCGACCGGATGCGGTGGCGACGTTCTGCACGAACCTGCATGCCGCCCATCTGGTCGGGCCGTTCGAGCAGGCGACCGGGATCGCAGCTTATGACACGGTGTCGACCGTGGTGTGGAAAACGCTGAGGATGGCGGGGGTCGATACGCGCGTGCTGGCGCGATGGGGGAAGCTGTTCGAAATGAGCTGA